The proteins below come from a single Alosa sapidissima isolate fAloSap1 chromosome 23, fAloSap1.pri, whole genome shotgun sequence genomic window:
- the cracdlb gene encoding CRACD-like protein isoform X1, with translation MYRSTEVERGGEDVPGRKKSRFKALKSRLFGRLRRKDTDGVIKPSQSASDIMAPEAARGGYDSEEDSLCPRGTLSSRALSHDSIFLADQAQSSSESTRVLSQENVHSKIKALQMKLQQQNFHLGPPPLLIPSKRQEDSGATSDDDGLPHSPPEISFQDGGRHTSSYKRNHSSLSLAGTGSEEEEQTSSRPLSPLSRPSLRASSPTRTAASSPPPDFSSPAQFTSSLDTSAARHKMAVKPRNQRPSNKAKKMSSSVLRPRSESMHDLVQVLSEGEEDGLDGAGPSEERSRFRSHSTQIGVSDRERFTFLELRADREYSLSPLPQEEHSPTPDPEDRIPRASYGLVLSEDEDPEQTDPEVRVTPNPLYLQPMPEDLQAEPSDFTPAPELESTLPETTKTEPATTERSRDEEHEEEEDAEDLTEAHKQLDTTEGNLLPNVTPSRLDLEIPKLYEQSVDDHEQCVDDLEQSVDDLEQSVDDLEQSVDDPAGEYRPTQEAESVPSGEKRKSLVSDVSLQAVSQADTLTKYQPVAAPRVSKPTSDLSYTVPLRRGAESSAESDKEISAHPEVVLRARVTPAGQESQMLLDNEKRRPNSGSFSISSARRRSRVVDSGEWITNPEEVRKPVEPASRAPLNNKDIPEKRREQLEQKTKEAAQRHQLAPEKRGSLRREIVPDGAVTRAVEEKMDERSRDAKRRTETTEEKRNAFGVTLRTTSLSLKYRSETAQSEAKYKRHSLEASNKRAISEDLPGQHTGNLQSSRDTASSTMRAEAPKKSFGLRKNPSMSSDSGPTATSAEDLKSKDSASTTRPWDREGAALQKTASTPTPPKLPAKPSTLPPAPKPTPRVATDRPLSSWGTDRTAADRRCDWANMGDKKATVSKMSDRAACGDSQTKYISKPAAGCSDSSGSQASSSPSLQQSARGQPSWMELAKRKSLAWNDKTDSRHNYE, from the exons ATGTACAGAAGCACGGAGGTGGAGCGTGGTGGGGAGGATGTCCCAG GACGGAAGAAGTCCCGGTTCAAAGCGCTCAAGTCGCGCCTGTTTGGGAGGCTGAGGAGGAAGGACACGGACGGCGTGATAAAGCCCAGTCAGTCCGCCAGTGACATCATGGCGCCCGAGGCTGCCAGGGGAGGTTACGACTCCGAGGAGGATTCTCT CTGTCCCAGAGGGACATTAAGCTCGAGAGCCTTGTCCCATGACAGCATCTTCTTGGCTGATCAGGCTCAGAGCTCCTCAGAGTCAACTCGCGTCCTGTCACAGGAGAATGTCCACAGCAAAATCAAAGCCTTACAG ATGAAGCTGCAACAGCAGAACTTCCACCTGGGGCCTCCTCCCCTGCTGATCCCCAGCAAGCGGCAGGAGGACTCGGGAGCGACCTCGGACGACGACGGCTTACCACACAGCCCGCCGGAAATCTCCTTCCAGGATGGAGGAAGACACACCTCATCCTATAAG AGGAATCACAGCTCCCTCAGCCTGGCTGGAACTGGCagtgaggaggaagagcag ACTTCCTCCAGGCCTCTCTCGCCTCTGTCCAGGCCGTCCCTCAGAGCCAGCAGCCCCACACGCACGGCCGCGTCGTCCCCTCCTCCTGACTTCAGCTCTCCAGCTCAGTTCACGTCCAGCCTGGACACGTCGGCCGCACGTCACAAGATGGCCGTCAAGCCCCGAAACCAGAGACCCAGTAACAAAGCGAAGAAGATGTCTTCT AGTGTGCTCCGGCCGCGCTCAGAGAGCATGCACGACCTGGTCCAGGTGCTAtcggagggagaggaggacggGCTGGACGGAGCCGGCCCGTCCGAGGAGAGATCTCGCTTCCGCTCCCACTCCACCCAAATCGGCGTGAGCGACAGGGAACGATTCACTTTCCTGGAGCTCCGGGCGGACAGAGAGTACAGTTTGTCACCGCTTCCACAGGAGGAGCACTCGCCCACGCCTGACCCAGAGGATCGCATCCCCAGAGCCAGTTATGGCCTGGTCCTCAGCGAGGACGAAGACCCTGAGCAGACAGACCCTGAGGTGCGGGTCACTCCAAACCCTCTGTATCTGCAGCCCATGCCTGAAGACCTGCAGGCCGAGCCCTCTGATTTCACCCCTGCCCCTGAGCTGGAGTCCACACTGCCTGAAACTACAAAGACAGAGCCTGCGACCACAGAACGTTCCAGAGATGAGGagcatgaagaggaggaggacgctGAGGATCTAACAGAAGCACACAAACAACTGGACACCACTGAGGGAAATCTGCTGCCTAATGTCACTCCTTCCCGACTGGACTTAGAGATTCCTAAGCTGTATGAACAGAGTGTGGATGACCATGAGCAGTGTGTGGATGACCTTGAACAGAGTGTGGATGACCTTGAACAGAGTGTGGATGACCTTGAGCAAAGTGTGGATGACCCTGCAGGTGAATATAGGCCAACACAGGAAGCCGAGAGTGTCCCCtctggagagaagaggaagagtctGGTCAGTGACGTGAGCCTACAAGCTGTCAGTCAAGCAGACACTCTCACCAAATATCAGCCTGTTGCAGCGCCTCGGGTCAGCAAGCCCACGTCAGATCTCTCATACACTGTCCCCCTGAGAAGGGGAGCAGAGAGCTCAGCTGAGAGTGACAAAGAGATCTCCGCACACCCTGAGGTTGTACTTAGAGCGAGAGTGACCCCTGCAGGTCAGGAAAGTCAAATGCTCCTGGACAATGAGAAACGTCGACCAAATTCTGGGTCTTTTTCTATATCTTCAGCACGACGCCGCTCCAGAGTTGTTGATAGTGGGGAATGGATAACCAATCCAGAGGAGGTAAGGAAGCCTGTAGAGCCAGCATCTAGAGCTCCTTTAAACAATAAAGACATACCAGAGAAGCGTAGAGAGCAACTAGAACAGAAAACCAAAGAAGCCGCACAGAGACACCAGTTAGCTCCAGAGAAGAGAGGCAGTCTGAGGAGAGAGATTGTGCCAGACGGTGCCGTCACTAGAGCGGTGGAGGAGAAGATGGACGAGCGCTCCAGGGACGCCAAACGAAGGACAGAGACaacggaggagaagaggaacgcGTTTGGGGTGACCCTGCGCACTACATCCCTGTCTCTCAAGTACCGCTCAGAAACAGCCCAGTCCGAAGCCAAATACAAACGGCACAGCCTGGAGGCCAGCAACAAGAGGGCCATCTCTGAAGATCTGCCAGGTCAACACACAGGAAACCTTCAGTCTTCCAGAGACACGGCCAGCTCAACTATGAGGGCAGAAGCTCCAAAAAAGTCCTTTGGGCTCAGAAAGAACCCTTCCATGAGCTCAGACTCTGGCCCAACTGCTACTTCTGCAGAAGATCTTAAAAGCAAAGACTCAGCTTCCACAACCAGACCGTGGG ATCGAGAGGGTGCAGCCCTACAGAAAACCGCctccacaccaacaccacctaAGCTGCCAGCCAAACCATCCACACTACCACCAGCACCAAAGCCCACCCCCAGAGTAGCCACCGACAGGCCACTGAGCTCCTGGGGGACGGACAGGACAGCAGCGGACAGGAGGTGTGATTGGGCAAACATGGGCGATAAA AAAGCCACTGTGAGCAAGATGAGTGACAGAGCCGCATGTGGAGACTCCCAGACCAAGTACATTTCCAAACCAG CAGCAGGATGTTCTGATAGTTCCGGGTCACAGGCGTCATCTTCACCATCCCTACAACAATCCGCCAGGGGTCAGCCATCTTGGATGGAGCTTGCCAAGAGAAAGTCTTTAGCATGGAACGACAAGACTGACAGCAGACACAACTATGAATAA
- the cracdlb gene encoding CRACD-like protein isoform X2 has protein sequence MYRSTEVERGGEDVPGRKKSRFKALKSRLFGRLRRKDTDGVIKPSQSASDIMAPEAARGGYDSEEDSLCPRGTLSSRALSHDSIFLADQAQSSSESTRVLSQENVHSKIKALQMKLQQQNFHLGPPPLLIPSKRQEDSGATSDDDGLPHSPPEISFQDGGRHTSSYKRNHSSLSLAGTGSEEEEQTSSRPLSPLSRPSLRASSPTRTAASSPPPDFSSPAQFTSSLDTSAARHKMAVKPRNQRPSNKAKKMSSSVLRPRSESMHDLVQVLSEGEEDGLDGAGPSEERSRFRSHSTQIGVSDRERFTFLELRADREYSLSPLPQEEHSPTPDPEDRIPRASYGLVLSEDEDPEQTDPEVRVTPNPLYLQPMPEDLQAEPSDFTPAPELESTLPETTKTEPATTERSRDEEHEEEEDAEDLTEAHKQLDTTEGNLLPNVTPSRLDLEIPKLYEQSVDDHEQCVDDLEQSVDDLEQSVDDLEQSVDDPAGEYRPTQEAESVPSGEKRKSLVSDVSLQAVSQADTLTKYQPVAAPRVSKPTSDLSYTVPLRRGAESSAESDKEISAHPEVVLRARVTPAGQESQMLLDNEKRRPNSGSFSISSARRRSRVVDSGEWITNPEEVRKPVEPASRAPLNNKDIPEKRREQLEQKTKEAAQRHQLAPEKRGSLRREIVPDGAVTRAVEEKMDERSRDAKRRTETTEEKRNAFGVTLRTTSLSLKYRSETAQSEAKYKRHSLEASNKRAISEDLPGQHTGNLQSSRDTASSTMRAEAPKKSFGLRKNPSMSSDSGPTATSAEDLKSKDSASTTRPWDREGAALQKTASTPTPPKLPAKPSTLPPAPKPTPRVATDRPLSSWGTDRTAADRRCDWANMGDKKATVSKMSDRAACGDSQTKYISKPAGCSDSSGSQASSSPSLQQSARGQPSWMELAKRKSLAWNDKTDSRHNYE, from the exons ATGTACAGAAGCACGGAGGTGGAGCGTGGTGGGGAGGATGTCCCAG GACGGAAGAAGTCCCGGTTCAAAGCGCTCAAGTCGCGCCTGTTTGGGAGGCTGAGGAGGAAGGACACGGACGGCGTGATAAAGCCCAGTCAGTCCGCCAGTGACATCATGGCGCCCGAGGCTGCCAGGGGAGGTTACGACTCCGAGGAGGATTCTCT CTGTCCCAGAGGGACATTAAGCTCGAGAGCCTTGTCCCATGACAGCATCTTCTTGGCTGATCAGGCTCAGAGCTCCTCAGAGTCAACTCGCGTCCTGTCACAGGAGAATGTCCACAGCAAAATCAAAGCCTTACAG ATGAAGCTGCAACAGCAGAACTTCCACCTGGGGCCTCCTCCCCTGCTGATCCCCAGCAAGCGGCAGGAGGACTCGGGAGCGACCTCGGACGACGACGGCTTACCACACAGCCCGCCGGAAATCTCCTTCCAGGATGGAGGAAGACACACCTCATCCTATAAG AGGAATCACAGCTCCCTCAGCCTGGCTGGAACTGGCagtgaggaggaagagcag ACTTCCTCCAGGCCTCTCTCGCCTCTGTCCAGGCCGTCCCTCAGAGCCAGCAGCCCCACACGCACGGCCGCGTCGTCCCCTCCTCCTGACTTCAGCTCTCCAGCTCAGTTCACGTCCAGCCTGGACACGTCGGCCGCACGTCACAAGATGGCCGTCAAGCCCCGAAACCAGAGACCCAGTAACAAAGCGAAGAAGATGTCTTCT AGTGTGCTCCGGCCGCGCTCAGAGAGCATGCACGACCTGGTCCAGGTGCTAtcggagggagaggaggacggGCTGGACGGAGCCGGCCCGTCCGAGGAGAGATCTCGCTTCCGCTCCCACTCCACCCAAATCGGCGTGAGCGACAGGGAACGATTCACTTTCCTGGAGCTCCGGGCGGACAGAGAGTACAGTTTGTCACCGCTTCCACAGGAGGAGCACTCGCCCACGCCTGACCCAGAGGATCGCATCCCCAGAGCCAGTTATGGCCTGGTCCTCAGCGAGGACGAAGACCCTGAGCAGACAGACCCTGAGGTGCGGGTCACTCCAAACCCTCTGTATCTGCAGCCCATGCCTGAAGACCTGCAGGCCGAGCCCTCTGATTTCACCCCTGCCCCTGAGCTGGAGTCCACACTGCCTGAAACTACAAAGACAGAGCCTGCGACCACAGAACGTTCCAGAGATGAGGagcatgaagaggaggaggacgctGAGGATCTAACAGAAGCACACAAACAACTGGACACCACTGAGGGAAATCTGCTGCCTAATGTCACTCCTTCCCGACTGGACTTAGAGATTCCTAAGCTGTATGAACAGAGTGTGGATGACCATGAGCAGTGTGTGGATGACCTTGAACAGAGTGTGGATGACCTTGAACAGAGTGTGGATGACCTTGAGCAAAGTGTGGATGACCCTGCAGGTGAATATAGGCCAACACAGGAAGCCGAGAGTGTCCCCtctggagagaagaggaagagtctGGTCAGTGACGTGAGCCTACAAGCTGTCAGTCAAGCAGACACTCTCACCAAATATCAGCCTGTTGCAGCGCCTCGGGTCAGCAAGCCCACGTCAGATCTCTCATACACTGTCCCCCTGAGAAGGGGAGCAGAGAGCTCAGCTGAGAGTGACAAAGAGATCTCCGCACACCCTGAGGTTGTACTTAGAGCGAGAGTGACCCCTGCAGGTCAGGAAAGTCAAATGCTCCTGGACAATGAGAAACGTCGACCAAATTCTGGGTCTTTTTCTATATCTTCAGCACGACGCCGCTCCAGAGTTGTTGATAGTGGGGAATGGATAACCAATCCAGAGGAGGTAAGGAAGCCTGTAGAGCCAGCATCTAGAGCTCCTTTAAACAATAAAGACATACCAGAGAAGCGTAGAGAGCAACTAGAACAGAAAACCAAAGAAGCCGCACAGAGACACCAGTTAGCTCCAGAGAAGAGAGGCAGTCTGAGGAGAGAGATTGTGCCAGACGGTGCCGTCACTAGAGCGGTGGAGGAGAAGATGGACGAGCGCTCCAGGGACGCCAAACGAAGGACAGAGACaacggaggagaagaggaacgcGTTTGGGGTGACCCTGCGCACTACATCCCTGTCTCTCAAGTACCGCTCAGAAACAGCCCAGTCCGAAGCCAAATACAAACGGCACAGCCTGGAGGCCAGCAACAAGAGGGCCATCTCTGAAGATCTGCCAGGTCAACACACAGGAAACCTTCAGTCTTCCAGAGACACGGCCAGCTCAACTATGAGGGCAGAAGCTCCAAAAAAGTCCTTTGGGCTCAGAAAGAACCCTTCCATGAGCTCAGACTCTGGCCCAACTGCTACTTCTGCAGAAGATCTTAAAAGCAAAGACTCAGCTTCCACAACCAGACCGTGGG ATCGAGAGGGTGCAGCCCTACAGAAAACCGCctccacaccaacaccacctaAGCTGCCAGCCAAACCATCCACACTACCACCAGCACCAAAGCCCACCCCCAGAGTAGCCACCGACAGGCCACTGAGCTCCTGGGGGACGGACAGGACAGCAGCGGACAGGAGGTGTGATTGGGCAAACATGGGCGATAAA AAAGCCACTGTGAGCAAGATGAGTGACAGAGCCGCATGTGGAGACTCCCAGACCAAGTACATTTCCAAACCAG CAGGATGTTCTGATAGTTCCGGGTCACAGGCGTCATCTTCACCATCCCTACAACAATCCGCCAGGGGTCAGCCATCTTGGATGGAGCTTGCCAAGAGAAAGTCTTTAGCATGGAACGACAAGACTGACAGCAGACACAACTATGAATAA
- the unc50 gene encoding protein unc-50 homolog: protein MLPTTSYTPQSHGNGSLGSRDSVRHTAGAKRYKYLRRLLHFKQMDFDFAIWQMLYLFTSPQRVYRNFHYRKQTKDQWARDDPAFLVLLSIWLCVSTIGFGLVLDMGFVETLKLLLWVVFIDCIGVGLLISTLMWVITNKYLIKQPCKDYDVEWGYAFDVHLNAFYPLLVILHFLQLFFINHIVVINSDWFVGYFVGNTMWLIAIGYYVYITFLGYNALPFLKNTVVLLYPFALLGLIYVLSVCLGWNFTKGLCWFYKYRVQ from the exons ATGTTGCCGACCACCTCCTACACCCCCCAGAGCCATGGCAACGGTAGCCTGGGCTCCCGTGATTCTGTTCGCCACACGGCGGGCGCCAAACGCTACAAGTACCTGCGACGGCTTCTCCACTTCAAGCAGATGGACTTTGATTTTGCCATCTGGCAGATGCTCTACCTGTTCACCTCGCCACAGAGGGTGTACCGCAACTTCCACTACCGCAAGCAGACCAAAGACCAGTGGGCGCGAGACGACCCGGCTTTCCTGGTCCTTCTCAGCATCTGGCTTTGTG TGTCCACCATTGGCTTCGGGCTCGTTCTGGACATGGGCTTCGTGGAGACGCTCAAGCTGCTTCTGTGGGTGGTGTTCATCGACTGCATCGGCGTGGGGCTACTCATCTCCACTCTCATGTG GGTGATCACCAATAAGTACCTGATAAAGCAGCCCTGCAAGGATTATGATGTGGAATGGGGCTATGCCTTTGATGTCCACCTCAATGCCTTCTACCCTCTGCTAGTCATCCTCCACTTCCTGCAACTCTTCTTCATTAATC atATTGTAGTCATCAATTCCGACTGGTTTGTGGGTTACTTTGTGGGAAACACCATGTGGCTGATCGCCATTGGATATTATGTCTACATCACCTTTCTAGGCTACAATG cgTTGCCGTTCCTGAAGAACACCGTAGTGCTTCTCTACCCGTTCGCCCTACTCGGCCTCATCTAcgtcctgtctgtctgtttgggcTGGAACTTCACCAAGGGCCTCTGCTGGTTCTACAAGTACCGGGTGCAGTAG